One Misgurnus anguillicaudatus chromosome 22, ASM2758022v2, whole genome shotgun sequence DNA segment encodes these proteins:
- the mymk gene encoding protein myomaker isoform X1, giving the protein MGAFIAKMLLPTISSLVFLPAASVAAKRGFHMEAMVYFFTMFFTAIYHACDGPGLSILCFMKYEILEYFSVYGTAISMWVTLLALGDFDEPKRSSLTMFGVLTAAVRIYQDRWGYGIYSGPIGTAVFMITVKWLQKMKEKKGLYPDKSVYTQQVGPGCCFGALALMLRFYFEEWEYAYVHSFYHVSLAVSFILLLPKKNRYAGTGRNAAKLNCYTLCCCTSQPPMKEKARTVWTTPQKLWKRTGGPGLPLHKSQPRTM; this is encoded by the exons ATGGGAGCGTTTATCGCCAAGATGTTGTTGCCCACCATCAGCAGTCTGGTGTTCTTGCCTGCAGCCAGTGTGGCTGCAAAGAGAGGCTTCCACATGGAGGCCATGGTCTATTTCTTTACAATGTTCTTCACAGCG ATTTACCATGCATGTGATGGACCAGGACTGTCCATACTCTGTTTTATGAAGTATGAGATACTGGAGTACTTCAGCGTGTATGGAACAGCCATCTCTATGTGGGTCACACTTTTAG CACTGGGAGATTTCGATGAACCGAAGCGCTCATCACTTACAATGTTTGGGGTGCTGACTGCAGCTGTGAGGATCTACCAAGACAGATGGGGCTACGGCATCTATTCTGGTCCCATCGGTACAGCTGTCTTTATGATAACAGTTAAATGG TTGCAAAAAATGAAGGAAAAGAAAGGGCTGTATCCAGACAAAAGCGTTTACACGCAACAAGTAGGACCGGGATGCTGTTTTGGTGCTCTTGCTTTAATGCTTCGCTTCTATTTCGag GAGTGGGAATATGCTTACGTCCACAGTTTCTACCATGTGTCACTGGCTGTTTCTTTTATTCTGCTCCTGCCCAAGAAGAACCGGTATGCTGGGACGGGACGCAACGCGGCCAAACTCAACTGCTACACCCTCTGCTGCTGT ACATCGCAACCGCCAATGAAAGAGAAAGCACGGACTGTCTGGACCACTCCTCAAAAACTCTGGAAGCGGACCGGTGGTCCTGGCCTACCATTACACAAATCTCAGCCACGCACCATGTAA
- the mymk gene encoding protein myomaker isoform X2, which translates to MGAFIAKMLLPTISSLVFLPAASVAAKRGFHMEAMVYFFTMFFTAIYHACDGPGLSILCFMKYEILEYFSVYGTAISMWVTLLALGDFDEPKRSSLTMFGVLTAAVRIYQDRWGYGIYSGPIGTAVFMITVKWLQKMKEKKGLYPDKSVYTQQVGPGCCFGALALMLRFYFEEWEYAYVHSFYHVSLAVSFILLLPKKNRYAGTGRNAAKLNCYTLCCCV; encoded by the exons ATGGGAGCGTTTATCGCCAAGATGTTGTTGCCCACCATCAGCAGTCTGGTGTTCTTGCCTGCAGCCAGTGTGGCTGCAAAGAGAGGCTTCCACATGGAGGCCATGGTCTATTTCTTTACAATGTTCTTCACAGCG ATTTACCATGCATGTGATGGACCAGGACTGTCCATACTCTGTTTTATGAAGTATGAGATACTGGAGTACTTCAGCGTGTATGGAACAGCCATCTCTATGTGGGTCACACTTTTAG CACTGGGAGATTTCGATGAACCGAAGCGCTCATCACTTACAATGTTTGGGGTGCTGACTGCAGCTGTGAGGATCTACCAAGACAGATGGGGCTACGGCATCTATTCTGGTCCCATCGGTACAGCTGTCTTTATGATAACAGTTAAATGG TTGCAAAAAATGAAGGAAAAGAAAGGGCTGTATCCAGACAAAAGCGTTTACACGCAACAAGTAGGACCGGGATGCTGTTTTGGTGCTCTTGCTTTAATGCTTCGCTTCTATTTCGag GAGTGGGAATATGCTTACGTCCACAGTTTCTACCATGTGTCACTGGCTGTTTCTTTTATTCTGCTCCTGCCCAAGAAGAACCGGTATGCTGGGACGGGACGCAACGCGGCCAAACTCAACTGCTACACCCTCTGCTGCTGTGTATGA
- the ttc16 gene encoding tetratricopeptide repeat protein 16, with amino-acid sequence MSESHRQTFRESKIFASKFQTAGSKEKPEMSGELLIKNKSDIHYKAGVDAMSQFQFEKAVCCFSKAILLQPQQTQVYVKRAEAYLQQCDFQSAALDYRHACMLEPQTEVYCQRLAFIYYLQGQCLYDLGMFLEALESFTRAAEIRPAFQLYHMRSLACLSALGRYSDCLRLVGNWLKTGDPSADLFILSARLHQQLKQMALCYHDLRSAVRLKPGHPEALVMLKRLQESAEHYHRAAVDKELMGELTDALGKINTALDYNPGKARYFLFRGILYRRLKDFNAAIEDFVLAVELCGLDEEAPQGEMQEISEALEDDAQTQLVLTYNDFRFSASPRVCIEKPWCC; translated from the exons ATGTCTGAGTCACACAGGCAGACTTTCAGGGAATCTAAAATATTTGCCTCCAAGTTTCAAACCGCAGGATCTAAAGAGAAACCCGAAATGAGTGGGGAGCTCCTGATCAAAAACAAATCAGATATTCA TTACAAAGCAGGTGTAGATGCCATGTCGCAGTTTCAGTTTGAGAAAGCTGTGTGCTGTTTCTCAAAGGCCATCCTGCTCCAGCCACAACAG ACCCAGGTCTATGTAAAGCGAGCAGAAGCTTATCTACAGCAGTGTGACTTCCAGTCAGCAGCGCTGGATTACAGACACGCCTGCATGCTGGAACCACAGACTGAGGTCTACTGTCAAAGACTGGCATTCATTTACTATCTGCAG GGTCAGTGTCTCTATGATCTGGGGATGTTCCTGGAGGCTCTGGAGTCTTTTACAAGAGCAGCAGAAATCAGACCTGCTTTCCAGCTTTATCACATGAGAAG CTTGGCTTGTCTGAGTGCACTGGGCCGATACTCTGACTGTCTACGGCTGGTTGGTAACTGGTTGAAAACGGGTGACCCTTCAGCTGATCTCTTCATACTGAGTGCCCGACTGCACCAACAGCTCAAACAG ATGGCATTGTGCTATCATGACCTGAGATCAGCAGTCAGATTAAAGCCGGGGCATCCAGAGGCACTCGTGATGTTAAAGAGGCTACAAGAGAGCGCCGAACATTACCATCGTGCAGCTGTTGATAAAGAGTTAATGGGAGAACTTACAGATGCCCTGGGAAAAATAAACACTGCACTGGACTATAACCCTGGTAAAGCACGGTACTTTCTCTTTAG AGGAATTCTGTATCGCCGCCTAAAAGACTTCAATGCTGCCATCGAGGACTTTGTTCTTGCGGTTGAATTGTGTGGGCTTGATGAAGAAGCACCTCAGGGTGAGATGCAGGAGATCTCGGAGGCTTTAGAGGACGACGCTCAAACCCAGCTGGTGCTCACCTACAACGATTTTCGGTTCAGTGCTTCTCCAAGGGTTTGTATAGAGAAGCCGTGGTGCTGCTGA
- the slc2a8 gene encoding solute carrier family 2, facilitated glucose transporter member 8, giving the protein MNYDGETRPLLVNDEGRQEDRSEQDSYLDTVKNGKLYVATFAAVLGPLSFGFVLGYSSPAIPELSRTQDLRLQLNTEEASWFGSVVTIGAALGGLLGGWIVEKIGRKLSLMFCAIPFIFGFTVIIAAQNHWMLYLGRVLTGLASGVTSLAVPLYISEMAHERVRGTMGSCVQLMVVTGIMGSYITGLFLDWRWLAIVSSIPPTLMLVFMCFMPETPRYLLSQGKRREAEASLRFLRGPDAPVEWECARIEEASKNEEQSFSLADLKDPGVYKPLWVGIMLMLFQQFTGINAIMFYAETIFEQAHFKSSDVATVIVAAIQVIFTGFAAFIMDRAGRKVLLILSGVTMCVSEVVFGVYFKLTVMKHDNSSLINALTDTQQPHTDLAWLAVGSMGLFIAGFALGWGPTPWLVMSEIFPTRARGLGSALCVLTNWTCAFIVTKTFQNLMDLMSSAGTFWMFSVLCALNVIFTAVFVPETKGKTLEEIQAHFKGTYQR; this is encoded by the exons ATGAATTATGACGGGGAGACCAGACCACTTTTGGTCAACGACGAAGGGAGACAAGAAGACAGGTCAGAGCAGGACTCGTACCTCGA TACGGTTAAGAATGGCAAGTTGTACGTAGCCACGTTTGCAGCAGTTCTGGGACCCCTGAGTTTTGGGTTCGTTTTGGGTTACAGCTCTCCTGCCATACCAGAACTCAGCAGAACCCAGGACCTGAGACTACAGCTCAACACAGAGGAGGCGTCTTGGTTTGGG TCTGTGGTGACGATTGGTGCCGCACTCGGGGGTCTGCTGGGAGGATGGATTGTGGAAAAGATCGGCCGAAAGTTGAGCCTCATGTTCTGTGCAATACCATTTATCTTTGGTTTTACAGTCATCATTGCTGCTCAGAATCACTGGATGTTATATTTGGGCAGAGTTCTCACCGGCTTGGCCAGTGGAGTCACCTCACTTGCTGTACCT CTTTACATCTCTGAAATGGCTCACGAACGAGTTCGGGGCACTATGGGTTCTTGTGTTCAACTGATGGTTGTGACGGGCATTATGGGATCCTATATCACAG GTTTGTTTCTGGACTGGCGGTGGTTAGCAATCGTTTCCTCTATCCCTCCCACCCTGATGTTGGTGTTTATGTGCTTCATGCCTGAGACCCCACGGTACCTGCTGTCCCAGGGTAAGAGGAGAGAGGCAGAGGCATCCTTGCGGTTCCTCAGGGGTCCTGATGCACCAGTGGAATGGGAGTGTGCCAGAATAGAAGAAGCCTCCAAAAATGAG GAGCAAAGCTTCAGTCTAGCTGATCTAAAGGATCCTGGTGTTTATAAGCCTTTATGGGTGGGCATCATGTTGATGCTGTTCCAGCAGTTTACTGGCATTAATGCCATCATGTTTTACGCAGAGACCATCTTTGAGCAAGCTCATTTCAAA AGCAGCGATGTTGCGACGGTGATTGTAGCTGCCATTCAGGTGATTTTCACGGGCTTCGCTGCTTTTATCATGGACAGGGCTGGACGAAAAGTTCTTCTGATTTTATCTG GTGTCACGATGTGCGTCAGTGAAGTGGTGTTTGGCGTGTACTTCAAGTTGACTGTGATGAAGCACGATAACTCCTCACTGATAAATGCACTAACAGACACTCAACAGCCTCATACAGACCTGGCCTGGCTTGCTGTTGGAAGCATGGGCCTTTTCATTGCAG GATTTGCTCTTGGTTGGGGTCCGACTCCATGGCTCGTGATGTCTGAGATCTTTCCCACACGAGCAAGAGGATTGGGCAGTGCTTTGTGTGTGCTTACCAACTGGACGTGTGCTTTTATCGTCACCAAAACCTTCCAGAACCTCATG GATCTGATGTCTAGTGCAGGAACCTTCTGGATGTTCTCAGTGCTGTGTGCGCTGAATGTTATCTTCACTGCTGTATTTGTCCCTGAAACTAAAGGCAAAACTCTGGAGGAGATTCAAGCCCATTTCAAGGGAACTTATCAGCGTTAA